A single region of the Acidithiobacillus acidisediminis genome encodes:
- the def gene encoding peptide deformylase: protein MALLEILTYPDPRLARPSLPVQEFDAELRRFVADLTETMYSGPGGVGIAAPQVDRLQRIVIVDVRPKLGEDCHGLMVLINPELIAWEGMAVGREGCMSVPDFTGNVIRAERIQVQAQDAEGRDRVYECEGYEARAVQHEMDHLDGLLFLDRLVSRKTDLFRRKKYQQKK from the coding sequence ATGGCCCTGCTTGAGATCCTCACGTATCCGGACCCGCGTCTGGCACGTCCATCGCTGCCGGTGCAGGAGTTCGACGCAGAGCTACGCCGCTTCGTTGCGGATCTAACTGAAACTATGTACTCCGGCCCCGGCGGAGTAGGAATCGCGGCGCCCCAGGTCGATCGCCTGCAGCGCATCGTCATCGTCGATGTACGCCCCAAGTTGGGAGAGGATTGCCACGGACTGATGGTTCTGATCAATCCAGAACTCATCGCCTGGGAGGGCATGGCGGTCGGGCGCGAGGGCTGTATGTCGGTGCCAGATTTTACCGGTAACGTCATTCGCGCCGAACGAATACAGGTACAGGCCCAGGATGCCGAGGGTCGGGATCGGGTCTACGAGTGTGAGGGCTATGAGGCGCGAGCCGTGCAGCACGAGATGGATCATCTCGACGGTCTGTTGTTTCTTGACCGCTTGGTCTCGCGCAAGACCGATCTCTTTCGTCGTAAAAAATACCAGCAGAAGAAATAG
- a CDS encoding glycine cleavage system protein R — MSQALLTVIGEDRPGIVAAVTQALYAADCAIGDASMMRLGGYFTIMQVIDYSRDFGAVESALDPAVRRLALRVHLDPISSVAAQEDVANVRVTVYGADHPGIVASVTESLAKIGFNIIDLESEKSGNPERPIYVMIIQGSAPAGLEQVREILEPLKAEQGVEISVHAIDTALL, encoded by the coding sequence ATGAGTCAAGCCCTGCTAACCGTTATCGGCGAGGATCGTCCGGGTATCGTTGCGGCCGTCACCCAGGCATTGTATGCCGCCGATTGTGCCATCGGTGACGCCTCGATGATGCGGCTTGGGGGATATTTCACCATTATGCAAGTCATCGACTACAGCCGCGACTTTGGCGCGGTGGAGTCGGCTCTCGATCCGGCCGTGCGGCGTCTTGCGCTGCGCGTTCATCTCGATCCAATCTCCAGTGTCGCGGCACAGGAGGATGTGGCGAATGTGCGGGTGACGGTTTACGGTGCCGACCATCCCGGTATCGTTGCCAGTGTGACAGAGTCGCTGGCCAAGATTGGTTTCAATATCATTGACCTCGAAAGCGAAAAATCGGGCAACCCAGAGCGTCCGATTTATGTCATGATCATTCAGGGTTCGGCCCCCGCGGGGCTGGAGCAAGTACGGGAGATCCTCGAGCCGTTGAAGGCGGAACAGGGGGTCGAGATTAGTGTTCATGCCATCGATACGGCGTTGCTCTGA
- the mtnB gene encoding methylthioribulose 1-phosphate dehydratase, with the protein MNDDALRAALAQAASDFYGRGWMLGTAGNLSARRDEDSFWITASGRPKDALQQEDFVAVDLQGTVRAGTEGRRPSAETSIHQVIYRHFPAAQVVFHVHSVEANLCGHFARNGQLRLPPVEMLKGLGVAEAEPAVDLPVFANHVQVQRIAEDMDAGFTQTPPRIPGALIHLHGVTAWGDNFAQARHHLELLEYCFRYLTQARLLGLGGES; encoded by the coding sequence ATGAACGACGATGCGCTGCGTGCGGCGTTGGCGCAGGCTGCCAGCGATTTTTATGGGCGCGGCTGGATGTTGGGTACCGCCGGTAACCTCTCGGCGCGGCGCGATGAAGACAGTTTTTGGATTACGGCGAGTGGTCGTCCCAAGGATGCGCTGCAACAGGAAGATTTCGTCGCGGTGGATCTGCAGGGTACGGTGAGGGCAGGCACTGAGGGACGACGTCCTTCTGCAGAAACCAGCATCCACCAAGTGATCTACCGCCATTTTCCTGCGGCTCAGGTGGTGTTTCATGTCCACTCCGTCGAGGCCAATCTCTGTGGGCATTTTGCCCGTAATGGGCAGTTACGCTTGCCGCCAGTGGAGATGCTGAAGGGTCTGGGAGTGGCGGAGGCCGAGCCGGCAGTCGATTTGCCTGTCTTTGCCAATCATGTGCAGGTGCAACGAATTGCCGAAGACATGGACGCGGGCTTTACCCAGACTCCGCCGCGAATACCCGGCGCCCTGATTCACCTGCATGGAGTGACGGCGTGGGGCGACAATTTTGCTCAGGCGCGGCATCATCTCGAACTGCTGGAATATTGTTTTCGCTATTTGACCCAGGCGCGGCTCCTGGGACTGGGAGGAGAGTCATGA
- a CDS encoding haloacid dehalogenase-like hydrolase: MAEQLIFCDFDGTILEEEIFHDLLRHFAPAATSRILPQILALQISLHQGLSEILATIPSPRWPELERFVVDNSHLRAGFEEFLQALPGLGWSLLVVTGGFTRMVELVLAPLRGQIRAIHGLEVDLSGPFLRVYSPWEDAQELVVKRAIYAQYHPDAAICIGDSTTDLRLARDCPRVFARDRLVEYLRAEGRPFTPFQDFYDILHALQEDRQ, from the coding sequence ATGGCTGAGCAACTCATCTTTTGTGATTTCGACGGCACCATCCTGGAGGAAGAGATCTTTCATGATCTCCTGCGGCACTTCGCACCCGCGGCGACATCGCGCATCCTACCGCAGATTCTGGCGCTACAAATCTCCTTGCACCAAGGTTTGAGTGAGATCCTCGCAACGATTCCCAGCCCGCGCTGGCCGGAATTGGAACGCTTTGTCGTCGATAATAGTCATCTGCGCGCCGGTTTCGAGGAATTTCTGCAGGCCCTGCCGGGGCTCGGTTGGTCTCTTCTGGTAGTGACGGGTGGTTTCACCCGGATGGTTGAACTGGTTCTCGCTCCCCTGCGGGGGCAGATTCGCGCCATCCATGGTTTGGAGGTGGATCTCTCCGGGCCGTTCCTGCGCGTCTATTCGCCTTGGGAGGATGCCCAGGAACTGGTGGTCAAGCGCGCCATCTATGCGCAATATCATCCTGACGCGGCCATCTGTATCGGGGACTCCACCACCGACCTGCGCCTCGCGCGTGACTGTCCGCGCGTCTTTGCGCGGGATCGTTTGGTCGAGTACTTGCGTGCAGAGGGGCGGCCCTTTACGCCCTTTCAGGACTTCTACGACATCCTGCACGCCCTGCAAGAGGATCGACAATGA
- a CDS encoding RuBisCO large subunit C-terminal-like domain-containing protein, with protein MTAIEVDYRFPAGVDAERQAQILAIGQTAGSWDERFRHREESLRAHLGEVLRIRQAEDGSALATVAFPRANVDGGIGSLLTMIFGKYSLGGAAKVVGLRLPKDYGVQPRFGLAGMRARLGVSDRPLFMAIFKPALGLTAEDHAAILAEVAMAGLDIIKDDEILPNLGSAPTLERWRACAPIVEARRDRQGRDLLYAVNLSGNAREVQDLARRLVTEGANALLLNVLAYGYPVLEALASDPEIEVPIFAHPALAGAFSAAPDHGLAYALTLGTLMTHAGADAVLYPAHYGSLPFPVSEEYAIRDALRARAVAPVPSAGVHPGILPQILADYGNEVILNAGTGIMDHPDGAAAGVFAFQEAWQRWQEGESFALESLPAGPLRSAVAKWGSTHG; from the coding sequence ATGACTGCGATCGAGGTGGATTATCGATTTCCGGCGGGGGTGGATGCGGAAAGGCAGGCGCAGATCCTCGCTATCGGACAAACGGCGGGTTCCTGGGATGAGCGCTTTCGCCATCGCGAGGAGAGCTTGCGCGCGCATCTCGGCGAGGTGTTGCGGATCCGGCAGGCCGAAGATGGCAGCGCGCTGGCGACGGTAGCTTTTCCTCGCGCCAATGTGGACGGGGGTATCGGTAGCCTGCTGACCATGATCTTTGGCAAGTATTCCCTGGGGGGGGCGGCCAAGGTTGTGGGTCTGCGCTTACCGAAGGATTATGGGGTACAGCCGCGCTTCGGGCTGGCGGGGATGCGGGCGCGCCTCGGTGTTAGCGATCGTCCGCTCTTCATGGCCATCTTCAAGCCCGCACTAGGGCTGACGGCGGAAGATCATGCCGCAATTCTTGCAGAAGTCGCCATGGCCGGTTTGGACATCATCAAGGATGATGAGATCCTGCCCAACCTTGGATCGGCACCCACCCTGGAGCGTTGGCGCGCCTGCGCACCGATTGTCGAGGCGCGTCGTGACCGCCAGGGGCGGGATCTGCTCTATGCGGTAAACCTCTCCGGTAACGCTCGTGAAGTTCAGGATCTGGCGCGACGGCTGGTCACGGAGGGCGCCAACGCTTTGCTCCTCAACGTACTCGCCTATGGCTACCCCGTCCTCGAGGCCTTGGCCAGTGATCCAGAGATCGAGGTGCCGATCTTTGCCCACCCGGCCCTGGCCGGAGCCTTTTCGGCGGCGCCAGATCACGGCCTCGCGTACGCGCTGACGCTGGGTACCCTGATGACCCATGCGGGCGCGGATGCCGTGCTCTACCCGGCACACTATGGCAGTCTGCCCTTTCCCGTCAGCGAGGAATACGCCATTCGCGATGCGCTGCGCGCCCGCGCTGTGGCACCCGTGCCCTCTGCTGGAGTGCACCCGGGTATTCTGCCGCAGATTCTTGCTGACTACGGCAACGAGGTCATCCTCAATGCCGGTACCGGGATCATGGATCATCCTGACGGGGCAGCGGCGGGGGTATTCGCCTTTCAGGAGGCATGGCAGCGCTGGCAGGAAGGGGAGAGTTTCGCTCTGGAATCGCTTCCTGCCGGTCCCCTGCGCAGTGCCGTGGCGAAGTGGGGCAGCACGCATGGCTGA
- a CDS encoding cupin domain-containing protein — MKTWTWGNHGGESQDAPALMAALAPLGVRLRQYPIAPAAAPWLASAELDADAQASLLEALDDVFQELREERGYQERDLVVLHPQHPSLAELDAKFCRIHIHEDEEVRYIVDGEGVFGFVLPDGRQLEVTVDAGDYIDIPAGVEHWFRLNEKQRIKAVRYFSARGGWVPVYQDRAMEEFPRP, encoded by the coding sequence ATGAAGACGTGGACCTGGGGAAATCATGGCGGAGAGAGTCAGGATGCGCCGGCCTTGATGGCCGCACTGGCGCCCCTGGGGGTGCGCCTGCGCCAGTATCCCATTGCCCCGGCGGCGGCGCCCTGGCTCGCATCTGCCGAACTCGATGCCGATGCGCAGGCGTCCCTGCTCGAGGCCCTGGATGATGTGTTTCAGGAGCTACGGGAGGAACGTGGCTACCAGGAACGCGATCTGGTTGTTCTCCATCCGCAGCACCCCAGCCTGGCCGAACTGGATGCCAAATTTTGCCGCATTCATATCCATGAGGATGAAGAAGTCCGCTACATCGTCGATGGCGAGGGCGTCTTTGGCTTTGTCTTGCCCGATGGGCGGCAGCTCGAGGTGACGGTGGATGCGGGGGATTACATCGATATCCCCGCCGGGGTCGAGCACTGGTTCCGTTTGAATGAAAAACAGCGGATCAAGGCGGTACGCTATTTCAGTGCCCGGGGTGGCTGGGTGCCGGTGTATCAGGACCGCGCCATGGAGGAATTTCCCCGACCATGA
- the pgeF gene encoding peptidoglycan editing factor PgeF, giving the protein MPSSGPFFLVPDWPLPAGLRAAVTTRKGGYGSGPYSGFNLATHVGDDPVVVARNRSLLQSTLHLPEEPYWLQQVHGCDIVQRTAEIPESERRGDGAVSHSGGVLAILTADCLPILLASQDGRAIGALHAGWRGLVGGVIEAGIAAMDMAPEEILVYLGPAIGPTQYQVGAELRAAFLAADPGDEEGFRPGPGDRFYADLPLLARRRLARLGVKQVWGGEHCTFGDEQLFFSYRRQGQCGRMASLIWREWP; this is encoded by the coding sequence GTGCCTAGCAGCGGCCCTTTCTTTCTCGTCCCCGACTGGCCGCTGCCCGCCGGTTTACGGGCGGCAGTCACGACGCGAAAGGGCGGTTATGGCAGCGGGCCCTACAGCGGTTTCAATCTGGCGACCCACGTGGGGGATGATCCCGTCGTGGTCGCCCGCAACCGTTCTCTGCTGCAGAGCACCTTGCACTTACCTGAGGAGCCCTATTGGCTGCAGCAGGTGCACGGGTGTGACATCGTGCAGCGCACGGCGGAGATCCCGGAGTCGGAGCGCCGGGGCGATGGGGCGGTGAGCCACTCGGGTGGGGTCTTGGCGATTCTCACGGCCGACTGTCTGCCGATCTTGCTGGCCAGTCAGGATGGCCGCGCCATCGGCGCTTTGCATGCCGGTTGGCGCGGACTGGTCGGGGGCGTTATTGAGGCGGGAATTGCGGCCATGGACATGGCGCCAGAGGAAATTCTGGTATACTTGGGGCCGGCGATTGGGCCGACCCAGTACCAGGTTGGAGCGGAACTGCGGGCAGCCTTCCTGGCTGCCGATCCGGGGGATGAGGAAGGCTTTCGGCCGGGGCCAGGTGACCGCTTCTATGCCGACTTGCCGCTCTTGGCGCGGCGGCGTTTGGCACGCCTCGGGGTGAAACAGGTTTGGGGCGGCGAGCATTGCACCTTTGGCGACGAGCAGCTGTTCTTCTCCTATCGTCGCCAGGGGCAGTGTGGACGAATGGCGTCCTTGATCTGGAGGGAGTGGCCATGA
- the rluD gene encoding 23S rRNA pseudouridine(1911/1915/1917) synthase RluD — MSGDTTEIALLLPEERGGERLDSLLAELLPQLSRSRIQELLQAGEIEIDGQHARPSLRVRGGESVRVLVPPREPEHWLAEPIPLRIVHEDAEILVVDKPAGMLTHPGAGHPQGTLANAVLAHCPANAHLPRAGIVHRLDKDTSGLLVVAKSEHARQDLIEQLAERSVHREYIALVQGAMTGGGRVEVPIGRHPQDRLRMTVRDDGRWARTDYRLLERFSRHTLLRLRLASGRTHQIRVHMRHLGHPLVGDPVYGGRRIVPPGLDPAALATWNEFRRQALHAWRLELEHPGDGEHCAWESPLPEDFEALLALLRRAPRA; from the coding sequence ATGAGCGGGGATACTACGGAAATTGCGCTACTTTTGCCAGAGGAGAGGGGCGGTGAACGTCTCGACAGCCTCCTGGCCGAGCTGTTGCCGCAGCTCAGCCGTAGCCGCATCCAGGAATTGTTGCAGGCCGGTGAGATCGAGATCGACGGACAACATGCCCGCCCCAGCCTGCGCGTCCGGGGCGGGGAATCGGTACGGGTGCTGGTTCCGCCACGAGAGCCGGAACACTGGCTGGCCGAACCGATACCACTGCGCATCGTACACGAAGATGCGGAGATTCTGGTCGTCGATAAGCCCGCCGGCATGCTTACCCACCCGGGCGCGGGTCACCCTCAGGGCACCTTGGCCAATGCGGTACTTGCGCACTGTCCCGCTAATGCGCACTTGCCACGCGCAGGGATCGTCCATCGCCTGGATAAAGACACCAGCGGCCTTCTGGTGGTCGCCAAGAGCGAACATGCCCGTCAGGATCTCATTGAGCAGCTGGCCGAGCGGAGTGTGCACCGGGAGTACATTGCTCTGGTTCAGGGGGCGATGACCGGGGGCGGACGTGTTGAGGTGCCCATTGGTCGCCACCCTCAGGATCGCTTGCGCATGACGGTACGCGACGATGGCCGCTGGGCACGTACCGACTACCGCCTGCTCGAGCGTTTTTCCCGGCATACCCTGTTGCGGCTGCGTTTGGCCAGCGGTCGCACGCACCAAATCCGCGTGCATATGCGGCACCTCGGTCATCCCTTGGTCGGTGATCCGGTCTATGGTGGTCGCCGCATCGTCCCTCCCGGTCTGGATCCGGCGGCCCTGGCTACCTGGAACGAATTTCGGCGTCAGGCCCTGCACGCCTGGCGTCTTGAACTGGAGCACCCAGGTGATGGGGAACATTGTGCCTGGGAAAGTCCCTTGCCCGAGGACTTCGAGGCCTTGCTCGCCTTGCTGCGGCGTGCTCCGCGTGCCTAG
- a CDS encoding outer membrane protein assembly factor BamD: MRKRSLIVITVLALSAAGCASDNHKHNLMDSHEAAATMYQTAKKAQDRGDYSSAVRDYQDLEAMYPYGPYAEQAQLNTAYSFYKQGDSKAAAAAAERFIKLHPVNPYVDYAWYLKGIAQYQAIEGANWNPVPLHEAFDTFETLVKRWPKSAYAADARLRMEKIIDLLGKRNLDICKFYYARDAYVASANRCARVVTKYQLSPAREEALYYLYLSYKHLNLSNLAQNTAKILRFNYPQGKYTRKLG, translated from the coding sequence ATGCGCAAACGCTCCCTCATCGTAATCACGGTTCTCGCACTGAGCGCAGCGGGTTGCGCCTCGGACAATCACAAGCACAACCTGATGGACTCCCATGAGGCCGCCGCGACCATGTATCAGACCGCCAAGAAGGCGCAGGACCGCGGCGATTACAGTAGCGCAGTACGCGACTACCAGGATCTTGAGGCGATGTATCCCTATGGTCCCTATGCCGAGCAGGCGCAACTGAATACCGCCTATAGCTTTTACAAGCAGGGAGATTCCAAGGCAGCAGCAGCAGCGGCAGAGCGCTTCATCAAGCTTCATCCGGTGAATCCTTACGTAGACTATGCCTGGTACCTGAAAGGCATCGCCCAATATCAGGCCATCGAAGGGGCAAACTGGAATCCGGTGCCATTGCACGAGGCCTTTGATACCTTCGAGACCCTGGTCAAGCGTTGGCCCAAGAGCGCCTATGCGGCGGATGCTCGCCTACGCATGGAAAAGATCATCGACCTCCTGGGGAAGCGCAATCTCGATATTTGTAAATTTTACTATGCGCGGGACGCCTATGTGGCCTCTGCTAACCGCTGTGCGCGGGTAGTGACCAAATACCAGCTCAGTCCGGCACGGGAAGAGGCGCTTTATTATTTATATCTTTCCTACAAACACCTGAATCTGAGCAATCTAGCGCAGAATACGGCAAAAATTCTGCGCTTCAATTATCCGCAGGGGAAATACACCCGAAAACTCGGCTGA
- a CDS encoding P-II family nitrogen regulator → MKKIEAIVKPFKLDDVRDALQEMGIAGMTVTEVKGFGRQKGHTELYRGAEYVVDFLPKLKIEVVLPDALVDRAVDAIVSAARTGKIGDGKVFVSDVARIIRIRTGEEGDEAV, encoded by the coding sequence ATGAAGAAGATCGAAGCGATCGTCAAACCCTTCAAGCTCGACGATGTCCGTGATGCCCTGCAGGAGATGGGGATCGCCGGCATGACCGTGACCGAGGTCAAGGGTTTTGGGCGGCAGAAGGGCCACACCGAGCTCTATCGCGGCGCAGAGTATGTGGTGGACTTCCTACCCAAGCTCAAGATCGAGGTCGTCCTGCCCGATGCCTTGGTGGATCGGGCCGTGGATGCCATCGTCTCGGCAGCGCGCACGGGCAAGATTGGGGATGGCAAGGTCTTTGTCAGTGACGTCGCACGGATCATCCGGATCCGTACGGGAGAAGAAGGCGACGAGGCAGTCTGA
- a CDS encoding NAD+ synthase has product MRVALAQCNFRVGDVAGNAARILDEARSAAAAGADLLVTPELALCGYPPEDLLLRQDFLDCCDQALAELAAHAPLPILVGHPQRRAAGLYNVLSLLRDGAAAESYAKRCLPNYQVFDEKRYFQPGRDDLCISLGGLHLALRICEDLWCRELPLLASPGSADAVLVVNASPFHRGKQAEREAILAQRAREAETPIFYLNLVGGQDELVFDGRSCAVDAHGQLIARAGAFAEEMLLIDLNRQEENDLQLRAPALAPSCNGVEEVYAALVLGLRDYVGKNGFSGVVLGLSGGIDSALTLAIAADALGPEQVHALILPSRYTAAMSIEDAEAEAKQLGVGYDVIAIDGLFQSYLQTLAPLFGDRSADVTEENLQARIRAGLLMAYSNKFGHLLLSTGNKSEMAVGYATLYGDMAGGFALIKDCPKTLVYELAQYRNQQAPVIPQRVLERPPSAELAPDQVDQDSLPPYAILDAIISAFVEQGEGVAQIVARGFPTATVERSLRLIERSEYKRRQAAPGVRISPLAFGKDRRYPISNGFPAWAPQCSVKEQQS; this is encoded by the coding sequence GTGCGCGTTGCGCTCGCGCAGTGCAATTTTCGGGTGGGGGATGTGGCCGGCAATGCCGCCCGAATCTTGGATGAGGCCCGATCCGCAGCAGCAGCCGGTGCGGATCTCCTGGTCACACCAGAACTCGCCCTGTGCGGCTATCCTCCCGAAGACCTCTTGCTGCGCCAGGATTTTCTCGATTGCTGCGACCAGGCCCTGGCCGAATTGGCGGCCCACGCCCCCCTCCCTATATTGGTCGGGCACCCTCAGCGACGCGCCGCGGGCCTCTACAATGTGCTGAGCCTGTTGCGCGATGGCGCCGCTGCCGAGAGCTACGCCAAGCGCTGTTTGCCCAACTATCAGGTCTTCGACGAGAAACGCTATTTTCAGCCAGGGCGGGATGATCTCTGCATATCCCTCGGTGGACTGCATCTGGCGCTGCGCATTTGTGAGGATCTGTGGTGCCGCGAGCTGCCGCTCCTGGCCAGCCCCGGAAGCGCCGATGCGGTACTGGTGGTGAATGCCTCGCCCTTCCATCGCGGGAAGCAGGCAGAACGTGAGGCCATCCTGGCACAGCGGGCGCGGGAGGCTGAGACCCCGATCTTCTACCTCAATCTGGTGGGTGGGCAGGATGAACTGGTCTTTGATGGGCGCTCCTGCGCGGTAGATGCGCATGGTCAACTCATCGCTCGAGCTGGCGCCTTTGCCGAAGAAATGCTCCTGATCGACCTGAATCGGCAAGAGGAGAATGATTTGCAGCTCCGGGCCCCTGCGCTCGCCCCCAGTTGCAACGGGGTGGAAGAGGTCTATGCAGCGCTGGTGCTGGGATTGCGCGATTATGTCGGCAAGAATGGTTTTTCTGGTGTGGTTCTTGGGCTCTCCGGAGGTATCGACAGCGCCTTGACCCTGGCGATTGCGGCCGATGCCCTCGGTCCAGAGCAGGTCCATGCTCTGATCCTGCCCTCGCGTTATACCGCCGCCATGAGTATCGAGGATGCTGAGGCGGAGGCGAAGCAGTTGGGTGTTGGCTATGACGTCATTGCCATCGATGGGCTTTTCCAGAGCTATCTCCAGACCCTGGCACCGCTCTTTGGCGATCGCTCCGCCGATGTGACGGAAGAGAATCTCCAGGCACGCATTCGCGCCGGCCTGCTCATGGCCTACTCCAATAAATTCGGCCATCTCTTGCTGAGCACCGGCAATAAAAGTGAGATGGCCGTGGGTTATGCTACGCTGTATGGCGATATGGCTGGTGGCTTCGCCTTGATCAAGGATTGTCCCAAAACCCTGGTCTATGAACTTGCCCAATATCGCAACCAGCAGGCACCAGTAATCCCGCAGCGGGTCCTGGAACGCCCTCCCTCGGCGGAATTGGCCCCGGACCAGGTTGATCAGGATAGTCTACCTCCTTACGCGATCCTCGATGCCATCATCAGCGCCTTTGTCGAGCAAGGGGAAGGGGTGGCCCAGATAGTCGCCCGCGGCTTTCCTACCGCTACCGTGGAGCGCAGTTTGCGCCTGATCGAACGGTCGGAGTACAAGCGCCGCCAAGCTGCCCCCGGGGTTCGCATCAGCCCCCTGGCTTTTGGCAAGGACCGCCGTTACCCTATCAGCAATGGGTTTCCCGCCTGGGCCCCACAATGTTCAGTCAAGGAGCAACAGTCATGA
- the sucD gene encoding succinate--CoA ligase subunit alpha: MSILLQQETRVICQGFTGKQGTFHSEQAMAYGTRMVGGVTPGKGGSKHLGLPVFDTVAQAVAATGAEASVIYVPSPFAADAIIEAAAAGIELIVCITEGIPVYDMLLVKQYLASRPHTRLIGPNCPGVITPGQAKIGIMPGKIHLSGRVGIVSRSGTLTYEAVEQTTRLGLGQSSCVGIGGDPLIGMDFVSVLRLFEADPQTELVIMVGEIGGRLEEEAAEYIRLEMRKPVVAFIAGSTAPKGKRMGHAGAIIDGGAGTAAAKYEILRAAGVHCVSSPADLGAVAARVLGA; encoded by the coding sequence ATGAGCATTCTTCTCCAGCAGGAAACCCGCGTCATCTGCCAAGGCTTTACCGGTAAGCAGGGTACGTTTCACTCTGAGCAGGCGATGGCCTACGGCACGCGCATGGTGGGTGGTGTAACTCCGGGCAAGGGGGGCAGCAAACACCTCGGTCTGCCGGTCTTCGACACTGTCGCGCAGGCTGTCGCCGCCACTGGCGCCGAGGCGAGTGTAATCTATGTGCCTTCGCCCTTCGCGGCCGATGCCATCATCGAGGCGGCAGCGGCAGGCATCGAGCTAATCGTTTGTATCACCGAGGGTATTCCGGTCTACGATATGTTGCTGGTCAAGCAATATCTGGCCAGTCGCCCGCATACGCGGCTGATTGGGCCCAACTGTCCGGGGGTCATTACCCCCGGGCAGGCCAAGATCGGCATCATGCCGGGCAAGATCCATCTGTCTGGGCGGGTGGGGATCGTTTCCCGTTCCGGAACCCTCACCTACGAGGCGGTGGAACAAACCACCCGACTGGGACTCGGCCAGAGCAGCTGTGTGGGCATCGGCGGCGATCCCCTCATCGGCATGGATTTCGTGTCGGTTTTGCGTTTGTTTGAAGCGGACCCGCAAACCGAACTGGTCATCATGGTGGGGGAGATCGGCGGGCGTCTGGAAGAGGAGGCGGCGGAATACATTCGGCTGGAGATGCGCAAGCCCGTCGTCGCCTTCATTGCCGGTTCGACGGCGCCCAAGGGGAAACGGATGGGGCACGCGGGCGCGATCATCGATGGCGGCGCTGGGACAGCGGCGGCTAAATACGAGATCTTGCGTGCCGCCGGGGTACATTGTGTCTCCTCTCCCGCGGATCTCGGGGCGGTAGCGGCTCGGGTGTTGGGGGCCTGA
- the sucC gene encoding ADP-forming succinate--CoA ligase subunit beta produces the protein MNLHEYQAKRLLAEEGVPVPRGIPAFSVKEAINQARALGGRDWVVKAQVHAGGRGKAGGVQRVNSIAAVEAAAQSLLGKRLVTAQTGPEGQHVAALLIEEPSQIAREFYLALLVDRAAARLTFIGSAQGGMDIEALAAEHPEAIQRIVLEPGIGFLPYQARDLGFAWELPAAAVQELVKVMQGMVRLAQRLDAQMVEINPLALSEEGRLLALDAKLVMDDNALYRHAESDELFDSTQQDPREITARQFGLNYISLDGNIGCMVNGAGLAMATMDLIKLHGGEPANFLDVGGGAAADKVTQAFKLILSDQRVKAILVNIFGGITRCDLLAQGIIQAANEVGIHLPVVVRLEGTNKEEGMAMLRDSGLRMITATGLTDAACKAVEAAQA, from the coding sequence GTGAATTTGCATGAATATCAGGCGAAGCGCTTGCTCGCCGAGGAAGGCGTGCCAGTGCCCCGAGGGATACCGGCCTTTTCTGTCAAGGAAGCCATCAATCAGGCGCGCGCCTTGGGGGGGCGGGACTGGGTCGTCAAGGCGCAGGTGCATGCAGGGGGGCGGGGTAAGGCCGGTGGGGTACAGCGGGTAAACAGCATTGCTGCCGTCGAGGCCGCCGCACAGTCTCTGCTGGGAAAACGCTTGGTGACGGCGCAGACGGGTCCCGAGGGGCAACACGTCGCTGCCTTGCTGATCGAGGAACCGAGCCAGATCGCGCGGGAGTTTTACCTGGCACTGCTGGTGGATCGGGCGGCGGCACGGCTTACCTTCATCGGCTCGGCGCAGGGAGGGATGGACATCGAAGCCCTTGCGGCGGAGCACCCGGAAGCGATACAACGCATCGTCCTCGAGCCTGGCATCGGCTTTCTTCCCTATCAGGCCCGAGACCTGGGTTTTGCTTGGGAGTTGCCGGCGGCAGCAGTGCAAGAGCTGGTCAAGGTGATGCAGGGAATGGTCCGCCTGGCGCAGCGTCTGGATGCCCAGATGGTAGAGATCAATCCCCTGGCTCTCAGCGAAGAAGGCCGTCTGCTGGCCCTGGATGCCAAGCTGGTGATGGATGACAACGCCCTGTATCGCCATGCCGAGTCAGACGAGCTTTTCGATTCCACCCAGCAGGACCCGCGGGAGATCACGGCGCGGCAATTTGGCCTGAATTATATCTCGCTGGATGGCAATATCGGCTGTATGGTGAATGGCGCTGGTTTGGCTATGGCAACCATGGATCTGATCAAGCTCCATGGCGGTGAACCAGCCAACTTCCTCGATGTAGGCGGTGGGGCCGCGGCGGACAAGGTCACCCAGGCCTTCAAGCTCATTCTTTCTGACCAACGGGTGAAGGCGATTCTGGTCAACATCTTTGGCGGCATTACCCGCTGTGATCTCCTGGCCCAGGGCATCATTCAGGCCGCGAATGAGGTTGGCATCCATCTGCCGGTGGTGGTGCGTCTGGAAGGCACCAACAAGGAGGAAGGGATGGCGATGCTGCGCGACAGTGGTCTACGCATGATTACCGCTACGGGGCTCACGGATGCCGCCTGTAAGGCGGTAGAGGCTGCCCAGGCTTGA